cagcaaaAATAGAAAGTCATCCTACAACACAAATATCACTTTTATAATACAGAACCTTAAGACCAATTCAGTATGAAAACATCCAGGTTTGTTGCGTAGTCCAACAGAgaacaaagttaaaaaaaaaatgctaccatACATACAAGCACACTGTAGGCAGGGCTTATCATGTAAGGCACATTGATTACAACAGAAGACACTATTATTATTTCCTGACACTCTTGCCCCTTTGTAATGTTCTTGCAACGGGCTCACACTAAAGTGAAATGTCACGTACTTGCTTTTTgtagttcactttttttttttcgtactcGATCACTTGTTATCTTCCACTTCACCGGACAAAGATTTGAGTTCGGTGACTGGTGCGACGACTTTGTCTCTCAGCTGGGGAAGACATTTCAGGTCATCTTCAGGAAGGCATAGCATCAGGAACCGCTGAGGGCAGACAAGATTCAACAGAATGACTCTACTGTCTGCAACATGTGGAGTTATTTTTTGGAGTCAATTTATCATGATGGAATTTGATATAAGGGTGGTGGATGGAAAATTAATCTTACACTGGACTATCATATCGGGTGGGAGGACAAAGCAATACGTGATGGTCTGTATATATAGAGTGccaagaagtaaaaaaaaaaaaaaaaaaggaggcatTTTTCTCCGAAAACAGATGCCTGAAGTTATGTACGTACGTGATCACGCATGAATTATTGGATCGTATTAGGTTGGCTTCCAACTCTTGCATTTGAGGAAAAAATGTAGTTTGGAAAATCTATTGCCGAGGCTATGACTGGCTGCCAAGTTGTACTTAAACCTCAACATACATCTGGTTCATATAAGACGAACATGACTGATGCTTGAGTGCTTTGACGTCAGGTTCATACGAGTCTACCACGACCGATGCTCCAGTGCTTTAACGGAAACATTTGAACAATCTTTATGATCTTTCTATGCTTGCATATCTATCTCACCTGACGAAGGGTGCCCTCTCCATTTAGGAGCTTGTAGAGCACGAAGAGAGGTATGAGGCTCAGGGAGATGGTGGCCAAGAACCAGCCCAGGATGTTGGCCCAAAGTGGATAAACATAAGTGCGACTGAACTTCAAGGGAGAAAATCGGACTATGGAGAAGACAAACGTGCCCTGCGGTGAGAGAAGACATTTGATGAATGCAGCAAATATGATATGAACTTTGTTTATGTAGATTCATTTCATCCTTTCTTTTTTCCTCTGTTTGGAGAGCGCTGGAGCCAATTCCTGCTGACTTTGGGCTAAAGGCAGACGACAACTTGGGTTGGTCGCCCACCGTATGGGTGGCATTTTCATTTGTCTAGTATTTTTGTAGATATTTAGAAAATGGCGTTTGCggcgttgtgggagtgaacacagctgACTTGTTTCTACGCCAGAGCTAGCGGCTCTTCTCATTTAAATTCCGTGCAGGGGAGGCATACAAACTAAATGGTGTGAGAATAAACTGTACAAAATGTTGAATGAACAAAAAGGGAGCCTGACTTGATACTTACAAAACATAAACATGGAGTGAAGTAGCACCAGCAGAGTTTCATTAGCGGAGAAGGACGATAGCCAATCATATCTGTGATGTTCCCATAGAAACGTTCAGCCCCTGTGAGGTAAAGCAGGAGGCATTTAGTTTatattgttttgtcttttttttttttctccataacGCATACCATAGACCCAAGCAATGCTGACAGACTGGCAGATGGAGAGCAGGAGCAGGGTGGTCCCACTGCAGATGTAGAAATCCACCAGCTGGAGCAGATACATCCCTCCCTACAAGCAcagcaataataaaaacaatgacattGTATTAAATATGAATCGTGAATCAAATGTCACCTATGGCTTTTACAAACCTCCGTCACCAGAGAAAGTCCCAGCAGACAGGACACGGTGCAGATGGCCAGAAGAACCAGCTCACGTCTGTAGCCTTGACGTAGGTAAGACGGGTAAAGATCCACCAGTGATGTCATCAGACATTCCAGACCGACAAACTGATTGGGAGGCGGCAGCAGCCAAAATGGTCTGTTGAAACTCTACTGGGCGCTTGCTCACTTGTTCATAAAGTTAATGCTTACCTGACTATCCAAACCGAGTAGAATGATCATGAGGAAGAAACACACGGCCCACACCTGCGGCATGGGCATCATGGCCACAGCACGGGGATAAACAATAAAGGCCAGTCCTGGACCTAAACACATAGATTTCGAAATTGACTCTGATCTAAAAGTCTCTTATTTACGATTTACATTGGTAGCTGTGTGAAAATTCAGAACCCAGCTTTGTTTCTCGGCTCTTCGGACTGTTACATCGAACTTACAAGTGATTTGGCAGCTTTACAGACTTTCCAAAGCATTGTGAAATGATTTAAATTCCACGCCAACCTAGCGAGTCTCGAGTGACAGAATTCAATTgaattcttttgtttgtttaggCTTTCCTTTTAAATGGATTtgcaaaaaatgtcaaatgttttgCTTTGTGGTCAGGGAGTTGAGTAAATTGAATCtcctattttgttttttgtttttcatggaAGGTAACACCAATCTGATATCTGCGCTTTCAAGAGCAAAATAGAACCAATGGCATCATCACTTGCCTGATTCTGCCACCTCTGCAATACTGACGCCTTGCTCGTAGGTCATGAATCCCAAGACGGAAAAAATGGCAAAACCTGCCACAACACTGGTGGCGCTGTTCAGTAAACACAAGTAGAAGCAAtccctaaaaaacaaaacacacccaTTTATATTAAATAAATGACCAAGGGAAAGTACAGAACTGCACCTTGTTTTTGTTGCCAATAAAATTTAAATCCTAAACAAGCACAATGGAGTCACTGTGGACTCTTAAACAcaagttgacatccagatggtcTGGATTTCTGACTTCCCTTAAATTACAATTCATTTGTTCCTGGTGTCCAACACCTTCAAATACTTTTTGAGCATGCGTGCCTACTTGTAACAGTTGTTGTTGTAAGTATTGTAACTGCCAAGCGAGGTCAGGAACCCGAGGCCGATGGCATAAGAGAAGAAGATCTGAGTGCCGGCATCCAACCACACCTGAAAACACGGAAAATGTAACACTGAAAATACTGATAAGTGATTAGCGAACTCACCAAACAAAAAAGACACACTTGGTTCTTACCTGTGGATCTGACAAGCGGGATACATCAGGGTAGATGTAGAAAATAATTCCCTCCATTGCCCCTGGTAACGTCACACCACGTATGAGTAAAACAAGCAACATAGCGTAGGGGAAAGTAGCTGTGAAGTAGGCTGCCTGGTTAAAAGGAAACAAGACACAATTTACGAGTTAGTATTAGTTTGCTGTATTTAGAGTTCGAGTGCTAGTAAGCATCTAAATTAAGTATAGCCCTTGTGTTTAGATATATacgtaatatttatttttattcatttacatattatAGCATAGGTGTGCACATAGTTGCCTTCCCAtagtgggtgtttttttttcaactgttttgttataataatataatttttaGGCAATAATTTATCTGGGTGATTTATCCTCGCTTTTGCCATGTACCCATCCGTGTTATTGTGGGAAAGGCGAGAACACTGTAAGCAATACttggaagaaaaaatatatgacCGCGTGTTATGCTGGAAGAACCGAAGCAATGAAGCCATGTTGCTCACTGCTGAACTATTT
The nucleotide sequence above comes from Syngnathus scovelli strain Florida chromosome 15, RoL_Ssco_1.2, whole genome shotgun sequence. Encoded proteins:
- the LOC125982617 gene encoding sodium- and chloride-dependent GABA transporter 2-like isoform X1, with translation MLSKEKDGDNCAGFVANGGQKKLKETKERGYWSTKAEFILTVMGAIIGPGNVWRFPYLCYKNGGGVFFIPYILFMVFCGIPLFFLETAMGQYTNQGGITCWKKVCPLFQGIGYASHLIIAFGATSYITIIAWAFFYLFSSFSAELPWATCGNDWNTDSCVDISVANLSLGVTHRENITLPVVEFWERRVLKISRGIEEVGSLRWELVLCLILAWVICYFCIWKGIKSTGKAAYFTATFPYAMLLVLLIRGVTLPGAMEGIIFYIYPDVSRLSDPQVWLDAGTQIFFSYAIGLGFLTSLGSYNTYNNNCYKDCFYLCLLNSATSVVAGFAIFSVLGFMTYEQGVSIAEVAESGPGLAFIVYPRAVAMMPMPQVWAVCFFLMIILLGLDSQFVGLECLMTSLVDLYPSYLRQGYRRELVLLAICTVSCLLGLSLVTEGGMYLLQLVDFYICSGTTLLLLSICQSVSIAWVYGAERFYGNITDMIGYRPSPLMKLCWCYFTPCLCFGTFVFSIVRFSPLKFSRTYVYPLWANILGWFLATISLSLIPLFVLYKLLNGEGTLRQRFLMLCLPEDDLKCLPQLRDKVVAPVTELKSLSGEVEDNK
- the LOC125982617 gene encoding sodium- and chloride-dependent GABA transporter 2-like isoform X2, encoding MEPKELRRKTECAKTITAARNIAQMQSTKKKQRLEPTAGVFFIPYILFMVFCGIPLFFLETAMGQYTNQGGITCWKKVCPLFQGIGYASHLIIAFGATSYITIIAWAFFYLFSSFSAELPWATCGNDWNTDSCVDISVANLSLGVTHRENITLPVVEFWERRVLKISRGIEEVGSLRWELVLCLILAWVICYFCIWKGIKSTGKAAYFTATFPYAMLLVLLIRGVTLPGAMEGIIFYIYPDVSRLSDPQVWLDAGTQIFFSYAIGLGFLTSLGSYNTYNNNCYKDCFYLCLLNSATSVVAGFAIFSVLGFMTYEQGVSIAEVAESGPGLAFIVYPRAVAMMPMPQVWAVCFFLMIILLGLDSQFVGLECLMTSLVDLYPSYLRQGYRRELVLLAICTVSCLLGLSLVTEGGMYLLQLVDFYICSGTTLLLLSICQSVSIAWVYGAERFYGNITDMIGYRPSPLMKLCWCYFTPCLCFGTFVFSIVRFSPLKFSRTYVYPLWANILGWFLATISLSLIPLFVLYKLLNGEGTLRQRFLMLCLPEDDLKCLPQLRDKVVAPVTELKSLSGEVEDNK
- the LOC125982617 gene encoding sodium- and chloride-dependent GABA transporter 2-like isoform X4, coding for MEPKELRRKTECAKTITAARNIAQMQSTKKKQRLEPTADSCVDISVANLSLGVTHRENITLPVVEFWERRVLKISRGIEEVGSLRWELVLCLILAWVICYFCIWKGIKSTGKAAYFTATFPYAMLLVLLIRGVTLPGAMEGIIFYIYPDVSRLSDPQVWLDAGTQIFFSYAIGLGFLTSLGSYNTYNNNCYKDCFYLCLLNSATSVVAGFAIFSVLGFMTYEQGVSIAEVAESGPGLAFIVYPRAVAMMPMPQVWAVCFFLMIILLGLDSQFVGLECLMTSLVDLYPSYLRQGYRRELVLLAICTVSCLLGLSLVTEGGMYLLQLVDFYICSGTTLLLLSICQSVSIAWVYGAERFYGNITDMIGYRPSPLMKLCWCYFTPCLCFGTFVFSIVRFSPLKFSRTYVYPLWANILGWFLATISLSLIPLFVLYKLLNGEGTLRQRFLMLCLPEDDLKCLPQLRDKVVAPVTELKSLSGEVEDNK
- the LOC125982617 gene encoding sodium- and chloride-dependent GABA transporter 2-like isoform X3, whose product is MEPKELRRKTECAKTITAARNIAQMQSTKKKQRLEPTAGIGYASHLIIAFGATSYITIIAWAFFYLFSSFSAELPWATCGNDWNTDSCVDISVANLSLGVTHRENITLPVVEFWERRVLKISRGIEEVGSLRWELVLCLILAWVICYFCIWKGIKSTGKAAYFTATFPYAMLLVLLIRGVTLPGAMEGIIFYIYPDVSRLSDPQVWLDAGTQIFFSYAIGLGFLTSLGSYNTYNNNCYKDCFYLCLLNSATSVVAGFAIFSVLGFMTYEQGVSIAEVAESGPGLAFIVYPRAVAMMPMPQVWAVCFFLMIILLGLDSQFVGLECLMTSLVDLYPSYLRQGYRRELVLLAICTVSCLLGLSLVTEGGMYLLQLVDFYICSGTTLLLLSICQSVSIAWVYGAERFYGNITDMIGYRPSPLMKLCWCYFTPCLCFGTFVFSIVRFSPLKFSRTYVYPLWANILGWFLATISLSLIPLFVLYKLLNGEGTLRQRFLMLCLPEDDLKCLPQLRDKVVAPVTELKSLSGEVEDNK